Proteins found in one Nostoc sp. NIES-3756 genomic segment:
- a CDS encoding PIN domain-containing protein, with protein MKFMTGKIFLDSNLWIYLYAKNAPEKFQKVAEIIKNNYSLLLVSTQVLGELFHVLTRKKFTSTTEAIAIISDIVNTFPIQAINTTEVIQALEIHAKYNYSYWDSLIIATALLSECSIIYSEDMQHNQLIENKVRIINPFI; from the coding sequence ATGAAATTTATGACAGGTAAGATTTTTCTCGATAGTAATCTCTGGATTTATCTCTATGCTAAAAATGCGCCCGAAAAATTCCAAAAAGTTGCAGAAATCATCAAAAATAATTATTCACTGCTGCTAGTTAGTACCCAGGTGTTAGGTGAGCTATTTCATGTTTTAACCAGGAAAAAATTTACATCTACAACAGAGGCAATCGCAATTATATCAGATATAGTTAATACTTTTCCAATTCAGGCAATTAACACAACAGAAGTTATACAAGCATTAGAAATTCACGCTAAATATAACTACTCTTATTGGGATAGTTTGATTATAGCTACAGCGTTATTAAGTGAATGTTCTATCATTTACTCAGAAGATATGCAGCATAATCAGCTAATAGAAAATAAAGTAAGAATCATAAATCCATTTATTTGA
- a CDS encoding type II toxin-antitoxin system ParD family antitoxin: MKSINISLPDTMRAYVEEQVAQGGYSSVSEYFCELVRQDKKHRAKEHLETMLIEGLNSRDATEMTTQDWEDIRQAVRERISKRQGTF; the protein is encoded by the coding sequence GTGAAAAGTATCAATATTTCCTTACCTGACACAATGCGAGCTTACGTAGAAGAACAGGTTGCTCAAGGTGGTTACAGCAGCGTCAGCGAATATTTTTGTGAATTAGTACGACAAGATAAAAAGCACAGAGCTAAGGAACATCTAGAAACTATGCTAATAGAGGGGCTAAACTCTAGAGATGCAACAGAAATGACTACTCAAGATTGGGAAGATATCCGTCAAGCAGTACGCGAAAGAATTAGCAAACGTCAAGGTACATTTTAA
- a CDS encoding type II toxin-antitoxin system RelE/ParE family toxin, producing the protein MAQDNLDVSDRFLAAAEATFKQLAKTPAIGIICQFVHPSLTEIRQIPIKGFKKYLIFYRITESEVDILE; encoded by the coding sequence ATAGCACAGGATAACTTAGATGTTTCAGACCGCTTTTTAGCAGCAGCCGAAGCAACATTTAAACAATTAGCAAAAACTCCAGCTATAGGAATAATCTGTCAATTTGTTCATCCCAGCTTAACAGAGATTCGACAAATCCCTATCAAAGGATTTAAGAAATATCTCATCTTTTACCGCATCACTGAATCGGAAGTTGATATTCTCGAGTAA
- a CDS encoding tryptophan dimethylallyltransferase family protein, with product MMNHHNIAENTFAAFISDKITSICRVLNFQHKDINNTLEIFNLMAAPWGDLNIGQQSRWVSDITDDFTPFEFSLSLNNKKPVLRFLIDNLIKPYTLESSWNLGCTLNEELASRFGASIARFQEIKDLFEPHNPDALFAIWHAVDLELDCQPKFKIYINPQCRGIKQAPAIVEEALQRLGFTQAWSCISQFALQRGEQDEIKYFSLDLSHSANARVKVYVAHKNATLGNIEAVLAANPYYEQGEIIEFCRTIAEQEGPFTTRPLVSCFAFTTDNEMYPLSSTLHLPVSFYLKNDEIAKQKISHILSPQDAVIHEQVISCVADRPLNMGTGIQSYFSFKRQKMNKSITVYIAPETYRLTSFDKLANRHMNINSYQCQVAI from the coding sequence ATGATGAATCATCACAATATTGCTGAAAACACCTTTGCAGCATTCATCTCTGATAAAATTACCTCAATCTGTAGAGTCCTTAATTTCCAACATAAAGATATTAATAATACATTGGAAATTTTTAACTTGATGGCTGCTCCTTGGGGTGATTTGAATATCGGACAGCAATCCCGTTGGGTTTCAGATATTACCGATGACTTTACACCTTTTGAGTTTTCTCTGTCATTAAACAATAAAAAGCCTGTTTTACGCTTTCTTATTGATAACCTAATTAAACCATACACTCTAGAATCTAGCTGGAATTTAGGATGCACATTGAATGAAGAATTAGCAAGCCGTTTTGGTGCATCTATTGCTAGATTCCAAGAAATAAAAGACCTCTTTGAGCCTCATAATCCGGATGCTTTGTTTGCAATTTGGCACGCAGTAGATTTAGAGCTAGATTGTCAACCTAAATTTAAGATATACATTAATCCACAGTGTCGTGGAATTAAGCAAGCACCGGCAATAGTAGAAGAAGCTCTTCAGCGTTTGGGATTTACTCAAGCGTGGAGTTGTATTTCTCAGTTTGCTCTTCAACGTGGAGAACAAGATGAAATAAAGTATTTTTCCCTTGATCTTTCTCATAGCGCTAATGCTCGTGTCAAAGTTTACGTCGCCCATAAAAATGCCACATTGGGAAATATAGAAGCTGTACTAGCAGCTAATCCATATTATGAGCAAGGTGAAATTATTGAGTTTTGCAGAACTATTGCTGAACAAGAAGGCCCATTTACAACTCGTCCTTTAGTCTCTTGTTTTGCATTTACTACAGATAATGAAATGTATCCTTTGAGTAGTACATTACATTTACCAGTTTCCTTTTATTTAAAAAATGATGAAATAGCAAAACAAAAAATCAGTCACATTTTAAGTCCCCAAGACGCAGTTATTCATGAACAAGTAATATCTTGTGTAGCAGATCGACCTCTGAATATGGGTACTGGTATTCAGTCATATTTTTCTTTTAAGCGTCAAAAGATGAACAAAAGCATAACAGTTTATATCGCACCAGAGACTTATAGGTTAACTTCGTTCGATAAATTAGCTAATAGACATATGAACATCAATAGCTATCAATGTCAGGTTGCCATATAA
- a CDS encoding HD domain-containing protein: protein MQNWSQENYIKAYKFAAQAHQGQKIPGSEIPYIMHLSFVSMEVIAALSVEQEHDGDLAIQCAILHDTIEDTDTNFDDIKAEFGASVANGVLALTKDNSLEKHLQMADSLLRIKKQLPEISMVKLADRISNLQAPPHYWTQDKIIRYREEAKEIYQALQDASPFLASRLASKIEDYKVFIKK, encoded by the coding sequence ATGCAAAACTGGTCACAAGAGAATTATATCAAAGCTTATAAATTTGCTGCGCAAGCACATCAAGGGCAAAAGATACCAGGGTCAGAAATACCTTATATTATGCACTTGAGTTTTGTCAGCATGGAAGTGATAGCAGCACTCAGTGTTGAACAAGAACATGATGGAGACTTAGCAATTCAATGTGCAATTTTACATGACACTATTGAAGATACCGATACAAATTTTGACGATATAAAAGCTGAGTTTGGTGCATCAGTTGCTAATGGTGTACTAGCTTTAACTAAGGATAATTCTTTAGAAAAGCATCTGCAAATGGCTGATAGTTTGCTAAGGATAAAGAAACAACTGCCAGAAATATCGATGGTAAAGTTAGCGGATAGAATTAGTAATTTACAAGCACCTCCGCATTACTGGACTCAGGACAAGATTATCAGATATCGAGAGGAAGCTAAGGAAATTTATCAAGCTTTGCAGGATGCAAGCCCTTTTCTTGCATCACGCTTGGCTAGTAAAATAGAAGATTACAAAGTGTTTATTAAAAAGTAG
- a CDS encoding Uma2 family endonuclease: MIASPEPIYLTPEEYLQLEETSPVKHEYIDGYIYAMAGASDPHVTIALNLATLLRSHVRGSGCRVYIADMKAKIDSLNRYYYPDVMVTCDQRDQETSTYKKFPCLIVEVLSSSTEAFDRGDKFADYQAIDTLEEYVLINTKRQRVECFKRGDNGLWILKSYTEQDKLFRLNSIGFEGVIADLYEDVVFEQPLP, translated from the coding sequence ATGATTGCCTCACCTGAACCAATATACCTCACCCCTGAAGAATATCTTCAGTTAGAAGAAACCAGTCCCGTCAAACATGAGTACATCGACGGCTACATTTATGCAATGGCTGGGGCTAGTGATCCTCATGTCACTATTGCCCTTAACCTTGCAACACTTCTCCGTAGTCATGTACGCGGTTCTGGTTGTCGTGTTTACATTGCTGATATGAAAGCCAAAATTGACTCCCTTAATCGATATTACTATCCTGATGTGATGGTTACTTGCGATCAACGAGATCAAGAAACTTCTACTTATAAAAAATTTCCCTGTTTAATTGTAGAAGTTTTATCTAGCTCTACAGAAGCTTTTGATAGAGGAGATAAATTTGCAGATTATCAGGCAATTGACACCTTAGAAGAATACGTTTTAATTAATACAAAACGCCAGCGAGTTGAATGTTTTAAACGCGGTGATAACGGTTTATGGATTCTAAAAAGTTACACCGAACAAGATAAATTATTTCGGCTAAATAGTATTGGTTTTGAAGGCGTGATCGCCGACCTTTACGAAGATGTCGTTTTTGAACAACCTCTACCATAA
- a CDS encoding CHAT domain-containing protein, with protein sequence MRLPIIPLTLILTLASPSLAQAPTPTAEEQITQGVMLNSNGESLIYKDLVGIGELQVALEQFQQALTIFKKYGAKAGEANSLVNIGYVYFRKGEYRKSLELFQSSLDIRRKIKDRQNEWIPLSYIGEVYVNLGQYAKALEYYQPALAMIKELKAANPKDASYSTSERIMLADIGAVYFRMGQYTKALDFYQQTLAMQKAGDDKIGGIQTLNNIGVVYVNLGNYTQALASYQQALTTLQECCSNYAGTKAAIINNLASTNFTLGQYKKSLELAEESANIYSRINNTEKATKQEIKLLYDYLGQNSQALQQIASRANVGDAFGKDSFQFQGRALNLNNIGQIYLSLGKYDQALKLYQQALNIYKENNYKSGIAATLNNIARINANLGKYPQAIELNQQALTIYKEVGDRTGEGVTISNLGQVYQKQNQHDKAAGLYQQALAMHREVNDKVSEAATLKFLADTLSAQNQPQLAINFYKQSVNLTESIRQNLRAIPTDIQKSYTETVAERYRRLADLLLKQNRPAEAQQVLDLLKIQEVNDFIGKRRSQPQTTVVVNTGQRGSNTEPQPTQKLPLQPQEQEISQKYSAIQDKAIALGQELTKLRQISSSARTATQEKRIAELVKLEQTIAAEFNKFTKTPAVVALVKQLSANSGQENLNLRQLNSIRDNLRQLNKKAVLLYPLVLEDRLELVVVTADAPPIHRSVPVKQTELYQVINDFRQAIVVPYKDSKTPANKLYNWLIKPIENDLKQANAQAIIYAPDGKLRYLPLAALYDGKNWLLERYIINNITTASLTKLNNKPQTSLPTLAAAFTKGDYTVAVDERQEVFSGLPFAKVEVDNLAKTIKDTKVVLDKDFSPQITVPQMNDYKIIHLATHGMLVSGDPESSFILFGNGDRVTLKDIENWSLPNVDLVVLSACQTGLGNQLGNGQEILGLGYQIQLTGAKAAIASLWAVSDGGTQALMDEFYTALKTGKLTKAEALHTAQLSLLKNNSQFAHPYYWASFILIGNGL encoded by the coding sequence ATGCGACTTCCTATTATTCCCTTAACTCTTATTTTAACTTTAGCTTCTCCATCTCTAGCGCAAGCACCAACGCCAACTGCTGAAGAACAGATAACTCAAGGTGTCATGTTAAATAGTAATGGTGAATCTTTGATTTACAAGGATTTGGTTGGTATAGGAGAACTACAAGTAGCGTTAGAACAATTCCAACAAGCATTAACAATTTTTAAAAAATACGGTGCAAAAGCTGGGGAAGCCAACAGCCTTGTAAATATCGGTTATGTGTATTTCCGTAAAGGTGAGTATAGGAAATCACTAGAATTGTTTCAATCTTCTTTAGATATCCGTAGAAAAATAAAAGACCGCCAAAATGAATGGATACCTCTGTCTTATATTGGCGAAGTATATGTCAACTTGGGACAGTATGCCAAGGCGCTGGAATATTACCAACCAGCTTTAGCTATGATCAAAGAATTAAAAGCGGCTAACCCTAAAGATGCTAGTTATTCTACCAGTGAAAGAATTATGTTGGCTGATATTGGCGCAGTGTATTTTCGCATGGGACAATATACAAAAGCCTTAGATTTTTATCAGCAAACTTTGGCTATGCAGAAAGCAGGTGATGATAAAATTGGCGGTATTCAAACACTAAATAATATTGGTGTAGTCTACGTTAATTTAGGTAACTACACTCAAGCTTTAGCTTCTTATCAGCAAGCTTTAACAACTCTCCAAGAATGTTGCTCTAATTACGCTGGTACTAAAGCTGCGATTATTAATAATCTTGCCAGTACTAATTTTACCTTGGGTCAATATAAAAAATCTCTGGAATTAGCAGAAGAATCAGCAAATATTTATAGCAGGATTAATAATACAGAAAAAGCTACGAAACAAGAAATAAAATTACTTTACGATTACCTTGGTCAAAATTCCCAAGCCTTACAACAAATTGCTAGTCGTGCTAATGTGGGTGATGCCTTTGGTAAGGACTCGTTTCAGTTCCAAGGTAGAGCGTTAAATCTCAATAATATCGGACAGATTTATTTGAGCCTGGGAAAATATGACCAAGCTTTAAAACTATATCAACAAGCTCTCAATATATATAAAGAAAATAACTATAAATCAGGGATTGCTGCCACATTAAATAATATTGCTCGTATTAACGCTAATTTAGGCAAATATCCACAAGCTATTGAGTTAAATCAGCAAGCTTTAACTATTTATAAAGAAGTAGGCGATCGCACTGGGGAAGGTGTAACAATTAGTAACCTGGGACAAGTCTACCAAAAGCAAAATCAGCATGACAAAGCTGCTGGATTATATCAGCAAGCTTTAGCTATGCACCGGGAAGTTAACGATAAAGTCAGTGAAGCAGCCACACTTAAATTTTTAGCTGATACTCTATCTGCACAGAACCAACCACAACTAGCAATTAATTTCTACAAACAATCAGTCAATTTAACTGAAAGTATCCGTCAAAACCTACGCGCCATCCCTACAGATATACAAAAATCATACACAGAAACCGTTGCCGAAAGATATCGCCGCCTTGCTGATTTATTACTTAAACAAAATCGTCCCGCCGAAGCGCAACAAGTTCTCGATTTACTCAAAATTCAAGAAGTCAATGACTTTATCGGTAAGCGCCGTAGTCAACCGCAAACCACAGTCGTAGTTAATACTGGACAAAGAGGAAGCAATACAGAACCACAGCCTACCCAAAAATTACCACTGCAACCCCAAGAACAGGAGATTTCCCAAAAGTATAGCGCCATTCAAGATAAAGCGATCGCTCTTGGGCAAGAACTCACCAAACTCCGCCAAATTTCCTCAAGCGCACGTACAGCTACTCAAGAAAAACGCATTGCTGAACTGGTAAAACTTGAACAAACAATTGCGGCTGAGTTTAACAAATTTACTAAAACACCTGCTGTAGTCGCCCTAGTAAAACAATTATCTGCCAATTCTGGGCAAGAAAATCTCAACTTACGGCAACTCAATTCTATTCGTGATAACTTACGACAGTTAAATAAAAAAGCTGTCTTATTATATCCCTTAGTTTTAGAAGACAGATTAGAACTAGTTGTAGTAACTGCGGATGCACCGCCAATTCATCGTTCAGTTCCAGTTAAACAAACTGAGCTATATCAAGTAATTAATGATTTTCGCCAAGCAATAGTCGTTCCTTATAAAGATAGTAAAACGCCAGCGAATAAATTGTATAACTGGTTAATTAAACCAATCGAGAACGACCTGAAACAAGCTAACGCTCAAGCAATTATTTATGCACCAGATGGCAAACTTAGATATTTACCTCTAGCTGCATTATATGATGGTAAAAATTGGCTATTGGAGCGTTATATTATTAATAATATTACTACTGCAAGCTTAACTAAATTAAACAACAAACCTCAAACATCTCTACCAACTCTAGCCGCAGCCTTTACCAAAGGCGACTATACAGTAGCAGTAGATGAACGGCAAGAAGTATTCAGTGGTTTGCCATTTGCTAAGGTTGAAGTAGATAATTTGGCTAAGACAATTAAAGACACAAAAGTAGTATTAGATAAGGATTTTAGCCCCCAAATTACAGTACCACAAATGAACGATTACAAAATCATTCATTTAGCAACTCATGGGATGCTGGTAAGTGGTGATCCAGAAAGTTCATTTATACTATTTGGCAATGGCGATCGCGTCACTCTCAAAGATATAGAAAACTGGTCTTTACCTAATGTAGACCTAGTAGTGTTGAGTGCTTGCCAAACAGGATTAGGTAATCAATTGGGTAATGGTCAAGAAATCCTTGGTTTAGGATACCAGATTCAATTAACTGGAGCGAAAGCTGCGATCGCCTCATTATGGGCTGTATCTGACGGCGGCACACAAGCTTTAATGGATGAATTTTATACTGCATTAAAAACTGGCAAATTAACTAAGGCTGAAGCATTACATACAGCACAACTCTCTTTATTGAAAAATAATAGCCAATTTGCTCATCCTTATTATTGGGCATCATTTATCTTAATAGGCAATGGCTTGTAA
- a CDS encoding flavin-containing monooxygenase, translating to MKFKNICVIGAGISGLVTAKTFIKDGYNVTIFEKKQGLGGVWEKSRTYPGLSTQSTSDTYCFSDYPMPKSYADWPSAEEMRTYLTSYAKHFGVIDKIRFQTEVIHVSQKLATNLKWVVTVKSTDTNSRQTQEENYEFDFIFVCNGIFSQPKLPSFVDQEKFTSSGGLVLHSTEFNDTSIIEDKRVVVIGVGKSACDIANLAAKTAKECTLVFRQAIWQVPRYILGLVNYKLILLTRWTEALFLYREMGKVETILHSVGKPLVWCYWRIVEKLISLQLGLDACGMKPEHHIEERECAVIASPPGFFQHIHSGKIKPIKSSITRFVPGGLELVNGETIPADVVIFGTGFRQEVPFLEEKYRQILVDEEGNFQLYRHLIHPEISQMGFVGYNSSLYTPLTSEVGAWWLLDYVNGIMPLPSTLEMYQEISTELDWMKSHFSKVVVGGTCITSFCLRYIEQLLKDMDTNHQLVIWKRIPQLFSVLDISMYQKLRQELNSYR from the coding sequence ATGAAGTTTAAAAATATTTGCGTGATTGGTGCTGGTATCAGTGGCTTGGTAACAGCTAAAACTTTTATCAAAGATGGCTATAATGTCACCATCTTCGAGAAAAAGCAAGGCTTAGGCGGCGTATGGGAAAAATCCCGCACTTATCCAGGATTAAGTACCCAAAGTACCAGTGATACCTACTGTTTTTCTGACTATCCCATGCCTAAATCTTATGCAGATTGGCCATCAGCAGAGGAGATGAGAACTTACTTGACATCTTACGCCAAGCATTTTGGTGTAATTGATAAAATTCGTTTTCAAACAGAAGTTATTCATGTTTCTCAAAAATTGGCAACAAATCTAAAATGGGTAGTAACAGTCAAATCTACAGATACAAATAGTAGACAAACACAGGAAGAAAATTACGAATTTGACTTTATATTTGTGTGTAATGGTATTTTTAGCCAGCCCAAGTTACCTTCCTTTGTTGATCAGGAAAAATTTACATCATCTGGAGGTTTGGTTTTACATTCCACTGAGTTTAACGACACCTCAATTATTGAGGATAAGCGGGTTGTTGTCATAGGTGTTGGTAAATCTGCCTGTGATATTGCTAATTTAGCAGCGAAAACAGCCAAAGAATGTACTTTAGTCTTCCGCCAAGCTATTTGGCAAGTACCCAGATATATTCTAGGTTTGGTAAACTATAAACTCATTTTATTAACTCGGTGGACAGAAGCTTTGTTTCTCTACAGAGAAATGGGAAAGGTCGAAACAATTCTGCATAGTGTTGGTAAACCTCTAGTTTGGTGTTATTGGCGGATTGTAGAGAAGTTAATCAGCCTACAATTAGGTCTTGACGCTTGTGGGATGAAGCCTGAACATCATATAGAAGAGCGCGAGTGTGCTGTGATAGCATCACCTCCAGGTTTTTTTCAACATATACATAGCGGTAAAATCAAACCCATCAAGTCAAGCATAACCAGGTTTGTTCCTGGAGGTTTAGAGTTAGTAAACGGTGAAACTATACCCGCAGATGTGGTAATTTTTGGTACAGGATTTCGTCAAGAAGTACCATTTTTGGAAGAAAAATATCGGCAAATCTTAGTAGATGAAGAAGGTAATTTTCAGCTATACCGTCATTTAATTCACCCAGAAATTTCTCAGATGGGTTTTGTTGGCTATAACAGCAGTTTATACACTCCATTAACTTCAGAGGTTGGTGCTTGGTGGTTATTAGATTATGTTAACGGGATTATGCCATTACCTTCAACACTGGAAATGTATCAAGAAATATCTACTGAATTGGATTGGATGAAATCTCACTTTTCAAAAGTTGTAGTTGGTGGTACTTGTATTACTAGTTTTTGTTTGCGTTATATCGAGCAATTGTTAAAAGATATGGACACAAATCATCAACTTGTAATTTGGAAAAGGATTCCTCAGCTTTTTTCAGTTCTGGATATATCTATGTACCAAAAACTCCGACAGGAATTAAATTCATACAGATAA
- a CDS encoding fasciclin domain-containing protein, with translation MISSVRKSLVHATLLALGMTAMTINPFIVLKPVSAQTPVPTETPGTTTPTEAPASTTSSFSDVSSDYWAQPFIQALAQRNIIAGFPDGTYRPNQAVTRAEFAALIQKAFNQQAVRQLSGSGFSDVPANYWASEAIREAYETGFLSGYPGNVFRPNQQIPRVQAIVALSSGLNLSTTETASGVLSNYYADASAVPDYAVNSVAAATQSNIVVNYPNIRQLNPTTSLTRAEAAAFLYQALVRQGQLQPLATNVAAANYIVGGTGTTAGGVQGGTIVALAGSNSSFSTLASLIRTAGLADTLQQAGPYTVFAPTNEAFAALPAGTLEQLQQPQNRELLRRILQYHVVPGQLSASQLTSGQLTTADNVPVNVKVDSANNQIAINEARVVQPNIQASNGVIHAINEVLIPPNLTSQQPGDNNQGQTPTTDTNVTPGRATRGGSSYIGVAGNIGLGGDSALSEGNIAVISKIGLTRMLSVRPSAVFGDDTVVLVPLTLDFVPRTVEPTGETRFPVSPFVGAGVAIETSNDASVGLLLTGGVDVPLGNRFTVNGTVNAAFLDETDIGLLLGVGYNF, from the coding sequence ATGATTAGTTCGGTTCGTAAGTCATTAGTACACGCAACTTTGCTGGCTTTGGGGATGACGGCTATGACAATAAATCCCTTCATAGTTTTGAAGCCAGTTTCAGCACAAACACCTGTTCCAACTGAAACTCCTGGTACTACTACCCCAACTGAAGCTCCTGCGAGTACCACTTCTAGCTTTTCTGATGTAAGTTCAGATTACTGGGCGCAACCATTTATTCAAGCTCTTGCACAAAGAAATATTATTGCTGGTTTTCCCGATGGTACTTATAGACCAAACCAAGCGGTGACTCGTGCTGAATTTGCTGCGTTAATTCAAAAAGCTTTTAATCAACAAGCAGTTCGACAACTAAGCGGCAGTGGATTTAGTGATGTTCCGGCTAATTATTGGGCATCTGAAGCAATTCGGGAAGCTTACGAAACTGGATTTTTGTCAGGCTATCCTGGTAATGTATTTCGTCCTAATCAACAGATTCCTAGAGTACAGGCGATCGTAGCTTTAAGCAGTGGTTTAAACTTGTCTACAACTGAGACGGCATCTGGTGTTCTCAGTAATTACTATGCAGATGCTTCAGCTGTTCCTGACTATGCAGTGAATAGTGTTGCGGCTGCTACACAAAGCAATATAGTTGTTAACTACCCCAATATTAGACAACTGAATCCTACAACCTCTCTTACCCGTGCAGAAGCAGCAGCATTTTTATACCAAGCTTTAGTCAGACAAGGACAACTGCAACCTTTAGCCACTAATGTGGCGGCTGCTAATTATATTGTAGGTGGTACTGGTACTACTGCAGGTGGTGTACAAGGCGGTACTATTGTTGCCCTAGCTGGGTCAAATAGTTCTTTTAGTACCTTAGCTTCTTTAATTAGAACAGCAGGTTTGGCAGATACCCTGCAACAAGCAGGGCCTTACACTGTTTTTGCTCCTACTAATGAAGCATTTGCGGCTTTACCTGCGGGTACTTTAGAACAATTGCAGCAACCTCAGAACAGAGAGTTATTAAGAAGGATTCTGCAATACCACGTAGTTCCCGGTCAATTAAGTGCTAGTCAACTTACCTCCGGACAATTAACAACTGCTGACAATGTACCAGTTAATGTAAAAGTTGACAGTGCTAACAACCAAATTGCTATCAACGAGGCTAGAGTTGTTCAACCAAATATTCAAGCTAGCAATGGCGTTATCCATGCAATTAACGAAGTCTTGATTCCGCCTAACCTCACCAGCCAACAGCCAGGTGATAATAATCAAGGACAAACCCCAACCACCGATACCAATGTTACACCAGGTAGAGCTACTCGTGGCGGTTCTAGTTACATTGGGGTAGCAGGAAACATCGGTTTGGGTGGTGATTCTGCTCTGAGTGAAGGTAATATTGCGGTCATCAGTAAAATTGGTTTGACACGGATGTTATCTGTAAGACCATCAGCTGTGTTTGGTGACGATACAGTAGTCTTGGTTCCTTTAACTCTAGATTTTGTTCCCCGTACCGTAGAACCTACAGGTGAAACAAGATTCCCTGTATCGCCTTTCGTTGGTGCTGGTGTGGCAATTGAAACCAGTAATGATGCTAGTGTAGGCTTACTGTTAACTGGTGGTGTTGATGTTCCTTTAGGCAATAGATTCACCGTCAATGGTACGGTAAATGCAGCTTTTCTGGATGAAACTGATATCGGCTTACTATTAGGTGTTGGCTACAACTTCTAA
- a CDS encoding LemA family protein: MSLIGLFIFAVTIVAIISVIIIGSYNDLVKFRNRYKNAYSQIDVQLQRRYDLIPNLVETAKGYMKHERETLEAVIAARNSAISASSRASQNPGDPQAMQQLSNAEAALTGALSHLMVLSEAYPELKADRAMSQVMEELSSTENRIAFARQAFNDAVTLFNTKSESFPSNLIANTFNFTLAELLPESAPEVKNAPRVSF; the protein is encoded by the coding sequence ATGAGTCTGATAGGGTTGTTTATATTTGCCGTAACTATAGTTGCGATTATTTCCGTCATCATCATTGGTAGCTACAACGATTTAGTTAAGTTTCGCAACCGCTATAAAAATGCTTACTCCCAGATAGATGTGCAACTACAGCGCCGCTACGACCTAATTCCCAATTTGGTGGAAACTGCCAAAGGGTATATGAAACATGAGCGAGAAACTTTAGAAGCTGTAATTGCTGCGCGAAACTCGGCCATAAGTGCAAGCAGTCGCGCCTCCCAAAATCCTGGTGATCCCCAAGCGATGCAGCAATTAAGCAATGCTGAAGCCGCGTTAACAGGTGCATTAAGTCACCTGATGGTACTTTCAGAAGCATACCCAGAATTGAAAGCCGATCGCGCCATGAGCCAAGTCATGGAAGAACTCTCTTCCACAGAAAACCGCATTGCCTTCGCGCGTCAGGCTTTTAACGATGCAGTCACCCTATTCAACACCAAAAGCGAGTCTTTCCCTAGTAACTTAATCGCCAACACTTTTAATTTCACTCTGGCAGAACTACTACCAGAATCCGCGCCTGAAGTCAAAAACGCTCCTCGCGTGTCTTTTTAA